The Pseudomonas sp. Marseille-Q3773 DNA window GCCAAAATACGCGGTCTGTTCCTCAAAGCCCTTTTGCGGCACGAACGCCTGGGCCTCGAGGTGGACACAGTCATGCTCGTCCAGGCGGACGATGCCCAGGCGCAACCACTCGTCCAGCACCACCCGCCCGCGGATGTCGGTGCTGATCTTTGCCACCAGGGCATCGAAGGAACGCTCGCCGCCGGCGCTTGCCAGGCGCGGCAGTGGCAACGCATGGCCAGGCGCCGAGCAGAACGGCTTGCTGTTGGCCCACATATTGACCAGTTGGGCGCCGAAGGTGATGTTCTCCGGCAGCTTCGCCATCGGCGTGTCGCCTTCGCTGCGCAAGCGCCGTACATCCTTGCGATGCACGCCAGTGAGCAGGCTGATGCGGCTGTCGGTGGGTGCTGTGCCGTCCAGGCGGAATTCGCGATGGGCCACGTCGACGAACACCTCCTTGAGCAGGTCGGCGAACACGCTGTAGGTAACCCCCTTGCGCAGCATCAGGCGCACCAGCGGGCGCATCACACGCTGCAGTGCGCTTAACATCGACGGGGGTAACGTGGTCGGTTGCATTGCGTGCTTTCCTTGACAGATGAACATACAAAACCCGTCCGCTGGGTTTTGTATGGGCCACTTCAGATCAGTGCCATTCAGCCCCTGCTGTCGTCATCTGCGTCATGGTCGCCGACATCAACGCCACGGTCATCGCCCGGTTCGCCACCCACGTGATCGCCGCGATCATCACCAGGTTCGCCGCCAACGTGATCACCGTCATCATCGCCAGGCTCCCCGCCGACATGATTGCCATGATCATCACCGGGCTCACCGCCGACGTGATTGCCATGATCGTCCCCGGGCTCACCACCAACATGATTGCCATGATCGTCACCCGCCTCAGCATGGTCGCCACTGCGGCCCGAGTTCGACTGGCCGGCATCGCCGTGGCCGCTGCCACTGTGGCCAGCATGTCCGCCGCCATCGCCATCGCCGCCGCTGCCGTGGCCACTGCCACTGCCATGGCCGCCACCGCCGTTGCCACTACCGCCGCCGCTTCCACCGCCGCCGCCGTGGCCGCCGCCACCACTTCCGCCACCGCCGCCACTTCCGCCACCGCCACCGTGGCCACCGCCACCACTGCCATCTTTGGCATAGGCGATGGAATCATGAAAAATCGAATCAGGGATCAACACCGTGGACGCTGACAGCACGCCAGCAACAGCGGTCGCCAATAGAGCTTTCTTGAACAGCGTATGGATTTGCATGTTACGTCTCCAGGTCGTCGCCACGAGAAACGCCAAATCAAGCCGGGAATCCTGTTCAGTTCTTGTCGCTCCTTGCGTGGGATTTTTTCCCACAGTTAACTAATAGCCCTCCAGACCTCGGCCTTCAAGCGCTACGCCGAAAAGCTGACCGGTGGTTGGCCTGCTATGTTTTCCCTATCGCATGGAGGACCACCAGCATGCATTCGGCAATGACGTTGCATACCCCGCGCTTGAAGGACTATGGCGAGCTGGTTCAGGTATGGGAGGACTCGGTACGCGCCACCCACGACTTTCTCCCGGAGGGCTACATCCTGCTGCTGCGCGAACACGTGCTGCGCCGCTACCTCGACGCGGTGATGCTGGTCTGCTGCCGGGATCGCCAGCGCATCTGTGGCTTCGCCGGGGTCGCCAGCGGGCGTCTGGACATGCTGTTCGTCGCCCCGGATTACCGTGGCAAAGGGGTTGGCAAACGCCTTCTGCACTATGCGATCGATGAGCTGAATGCCGAGCGCCTGGACGTCAATGAACAGAATCCGCAGGCCCTGGGCTTCTACCTGCATGAAGGTTTCGAGGTAATCGGCCGTTCGGAAACCGATGGCCTGGGCCAACCCTACCCCCTGCTGCACCTGCAGCTGCGCAAAATGGCGTAAATGACACAGATTCCCAGCCCCTCTGGCGCGCAGGCAGGTACAATGCAAGTCTTTCCCTGCCTTTGCGAAATCCCCGTCATGTCCGAACCCGTCCGCCTGTCCAAACGCCTTATCGAACAGCTCGGCTGCTCCCGCCGCGAAGCCGAGCTGTATATCGAAGGCGGCTGGGTCACGGTCGATGGCCTGGTGGTCGAACAACCGCAGTTCAAAGTCGCGCAGCAGCGCGTCGAGTTGCTGCCTGGCGCCCGCGCCGAAACGCTGGAGCCTGTCACCTTGCTGCTGAACCAGCCGGCAGGCATGAGCAGCGAAACCGCCCGCGCCGGGATGAACCTGAGCAACCTCAGCGAGGCCCATCGCGAAGGCGTGCGCGCCCTGCACGGGCACTTTGCCCGGCAGGCCTGCGTGGCACCGCTGGAACCCGGTGCCAGCGGCCTGCAGGTATTCACCCAGGACTGGCGGGTAACCCGCAAGGTCGACGCCGACCTGCGCCGCCTGGAGCAGGAGTTCATCGTTGAAGTGCGCGGCGAGACCACGCCCCAGGCGCTGGAACGCCTGGCACGCGGTGCCACTCGCAATGACCGCGAGCTGCCAAGGGCCAAGGCCAGCTGGCAGAACGAGACCCACCTGCGCCTGGCCCTGAAGAACCCGCAACCAGGGCAGGTTGCCGAGCTGTGCGCGTACCTGCGCCTGGAGCTGGTCAGCATGCGCCGCATCCGCCTGGGCGGTGTGTCGATGGGCAAGCTGCCGCTGGGCCAGTGGCGCTACCTGGCCGCTACCGAACGTTTCTAAGCAATACGCCGCGCCCGCAGGCGCGGCATCTGAACAGGATTCTGCAGCAATGAACCACAACGACGTCCTGCGCAGCCTGCGCTACATGCTCAAGGTGAACGACGCCAAGATGGCCGAGATCATCGGGCTAACCGGCCTCGAGGTGCATCCCCTGGTGTTGGCCACCTACCTGAAGAAGGAAGACGAGGAAGGCTTCGTGCGTTGCCCGGAGCGGGTCATGGCGCACTTTCTCGACGGCCTGGTGATCCACCGCCGTGGCAAGGACGACAGCCGCCCGCCGCAGCCGATCGAACTGCCGGTGAGCAACAACCTGATCCTGAAGAAGCTGCGGGTAGCCTTCGAGCTCAAGGAAGATGACCTGCATGCCATCCTCAAATCGGTCAATTTCCCGGTCAGCAAACCCGAGCTCAGCGCACTCTTCCGCAAGGTCGGCCACGACAACTATCGCCCGTGTGGCGACCAGTTGCTGCGCAACTTCCTCAAGGGCCTGACCCTGCGCGTGCGTGGCTGAACGGCCATGCAGCATACGGTTGTTCCGGTCGGTATCGTCCGCTCCTGTTTCAAGGAGAAGTTCGCCATCCCGCGCCAGCCACAGCTGGCGCCCGCCGCTCGCGGCGTGCTCGAGCTGTTGCCGCCGTTCGACCAAGGTGATGCGGTCGCGGGCCTGGAGCAGGTCAGCCATGTCTGGCTGCTGTTCCTGTTCCACCAGGCGCTGGAAGACAAGCCACGCCTGAAAGTGCGACCACCGCGCCTGGGCGGCAACAAGAGCATGGGTGTGTTCGCCACCCGTGCGACGCACAGGCCCAATGGCATCGGCCAATCGGTGGTACGCCTCGAGGGCGTGGAGCCCGGGCGCCTGCTGCTGTCCGGGATCGACCTGCTCGATGGCACGCCGGTGCTGGACATCAAGCCCTATGTGCCCTACGCCGACAGCATCGCCGGCGCCAGCAACCAGATGGCCAGCGAAGCCCCCGCCGCGATCAGCGTGCAGTGGAGCGACAATGCCCTGCCCCAGGCCCGCGAACATGCCTTGCGCCTGGGTGAGCCGGTGGTGGAGCTGATCGAGCAATGCCTGGCGCAGGACCCACGGCCGGCCTACCAGGTGCCCGCGGCGGAGCGGGTGTATGGGGTGAAGTTCTGGGATGTGCAGGTGCGCTGGCATTATCCGCAGCCGGAGGTGATCCGGGTGCTGGAGGTGGTGCCCACCTGATCTCGGACCTGGCTGGACGTGGCCGCTGCTACCAAAGGGCCGCGCAAGCACGAAAAAGGCGACCCTTGGGTCGCCTTTTCGTTTACCGCAGCGTGATCAGCGAGCCGGGCCTTCAGCAACGCCCAGGTCGTCGGTTGGACGGTTATCGACCAGCGGCGAACCACCGGAGGCCAGCTCCGAGGCCAGCTTGTCGTTGTCCATTTCCTTGACCCACTTGGCCACGACCACGGTAGCCACAGCGTTGCCCACCAGGTTGGTCAGCGCGCGAGCCTCGGACATGAAGCGGTCGATGCCGAGGATCAGCGCCAGGCCGGCAACCGGCAGGTGGCCGACGGCGGACAGGGTCGCAGCCAGGACGATGAAGCCCGAACCGGTAACGCCGGCAGCACCTTTGGAAGCCACCAGCAGCACCAGCAGCAAGGTGATCTGGTGAGTGATGTCCATGGTGGTGTCAGTGGCCTGGGCAATGAACACCGCAGCCATGGTCAGGTAGATCGAGGTACCGTCCAGGTTGAACGAGTAGCCGGTCGGAATGACCAGGCCAACCACCGACTTTTTCGCACCCAGGCGTTCCATCTTGGCCAGCATGCGTGGCAGGGCCGATTCCGAGGAGGAAGTACCCAGCACGATCAGCAGTTCTTCACGGATATAGCGGATCAGCTTGAGCACGCTGAAACCATGCGCGCGGCAGATGCCACCCAGCACCACCAGCACGAACAGCAGGCAGGTGATGTAGAAGCAGGCCATCAGGTAGCCCAGCTGCACCAGCGAGCCAACGCCGTACTGGCCGATGGTGAAGGCCATGGCGCCGAAGGCACCGACCGGGGCCAGCTTCATGATCATGTTGATGATGTTGAACATGACATGGGCGAAGCGGTCGATCAGGTCCAGCACCGGCTTGCCGTAGCTGCCCAGGCGGTGCAAGGCGAAGCCGAACAGCACGGAGAACATCAGCACCTGCAGGATATCGCCATTGGCGAAGGCGCCGACCACGGTGTTGGGGATGACGTTGAGCAGGAAGCCGACGGTGGTCTGCTGCGCGCCGGCGGCGGCATAGGCGGCCACGCTGCTGGCGTTCAGGGTGTTGACGTCGATGTGCATGCCAGCGCCCGGCTGGACCACGTTGACGACCACCAGGCCGATGATCAGGGCGATGGTGGAGACGATTTCAAAGTACAGCAGCGCGTAGCCGCCCGTCTTGCCGACCGACTTCATGCTCTGCATGCCGGCGATGCCGCTGACCACGGTACAGAAGATGATCGGGGCGATGACCATCTTGATCAGTTTGACGAAACCGTCACCCAAGGGTTTGAGGGCGACGCCGGTTTCCGGGTAATAGTGGCCGAGCAGGATGCCGATGGTGATGGCGACCAACACCTGGACATACAGGGATTTGTACAGCGGCTGACGTGTCGTCATGGCTAAATTTCCTCAAGTGTGCCGGTTCACCCTTCCCAGGGCGAGGGGCACCTGAATCGCTAACCCTCCTGCACCTGGAGGGATTTGTCGTTGTGTTCGAGCTGCCTGGGCAGGCCTCTGTGAGGATCGATAGCAAGGGTGGTGCCAAAATGCCCAGCAAGGGTGCAAGTGCCGTATTTGCTGGGAATAAACGCCCAACGACAGGGCGCTTTGGCTGAGCAAGGCTGGCGGATTTCCGCCCGGTGGCGGGATTTGTACAGGGGGAATGGCGGGAATCCGCCCGCTGGGGTCTTACCTGTAGCGGCCTTTTCGCGGGTTCACTCGCCCAGGCGCCGCTACAGGCGAGCGCTCAATCCAGATGGAAGGTGATCCTGAACGCCGCGCCGCCCAGTGGCGAATCGCCCAGGCTCAACGCCGCGTCATAGCTGTCGACGATGTCCTTGACCACCGCCAGCCCGATGCCCTGCCCCGGGTGCTGGCTGTCCAGCCGCTCCCCGCGCTCCAGAATGCGCTCACGCTGATCGGCCGGCACCCCTGGGCCATCATCCTCGACACACAAGGTCAACTGCCCCGGCGCCTGCTCCAGGCTCACCCGCACCTGGCCCAGGCTCAGGCGGTAGGCGTTTTCCAGCAGGTTGCCCAACAGCTCGAGCAATGCGCCCTGCTCCATCGGCACCTGTGCGGCCTCGGGCAACTGCAGGGTCACGCTCACCTGCTTGTCGCGGTACACCTTGGCCAGGGTGCTGCACAGGCTGTCGAGCAGTGGCCGCAGCAACACGCGGTGGCGCACCAGGCCGCTCTTGCGCAGGCTGGCGCGTTGCAGCTGGTAGTCGATCTGCTGGCTCATGCGCTCGATCTGGCTTTGCAGCACCCGCGCCTGCTCGCGTTCGCCGCTGCGCTGCTGCAGGCTTTCGCCCACTCCTTGCAGCACCGCCAGCGGCGTCTTCAGGCTGTGCGCCAGGTCATCGAGCGAATCGCGGTAACGCTGACGCTGCTCACGCTCGCTGCGCAGCAGACGGTTCAGCGAGCCGGTCAGGCGCAACAACTCACGCGGGTGCTCACGGCTCAGGCCATCGCGCGCCCCCGCCTCCACCTCGTCCAGTTCGCGGCTGAGCCGGCGCAACGAACGCAGGCCCCAGGTCAGCCCGGCCCACAGCAGCACCAGCAGCACCAGCAAGGCCGCGCCAAAACCGAGGTAGAGCTTTTCGCGCAGGCCGTCGAGGGTATGCTGGTACTCGCGCACCGGCTGCAGGGCGACAATGCTGTAGGCCGCGCTTTGCCCGCCCAGCAGCTTGATCTCGACGTCGTAGACGAAGAACTCCTCGCCGTCGGCCTGGCGAATGCGCGCGAACTCATTGCCGCGGCCATCGTAACGCGGGTGATAGTTGACGTTCTGCGCGGCGGTGGCCCGCGACTGCCAGACCAGGTTGCCGTCGCGGTCGAAGATGTAGCCAAGCAACCCGGTGTACGGCAGGTTGTAGCGCTCATCCGGCAGCAGCGTCGGCATCTGCAGTTGGCCATGCTCGATACGCGCGGCAGAAATCAGCGTGGTCACATCCGAGGCCAGGCGTTGCTCGATCGACTCCTGCAGGGCCAGGCTGAAGGCCTTCTGCAAGGCCGGCAGCAGCGCCAGCATGAACAGCAGCGCCAGCACCGCAGCCGCGAACATCAGGCGTACCCGCAGGGAACGGATCATCGGCAGCGCTCGGTGAACAGGTAACCCAGGCCGCGCACGGTGTCGATGGGCCTGAAGCCGCGCTCGCCCTCGAGCTTGCGGCGCAAGCGGCCGACCAGTACTTCGATGACATTCGGGTCACGCTCCTCGTCACCCGGGTAAAGCTGTTCCATCAGGCGGTCCTTGGCCACCACTTGCTGGTGATGACGCATCAGGTATTCGAGAATGCGGTACTCGTATGCAGTCAGGGCCAATGGCTGGGCGTCGAGGCTGGCCTGCTTGCGGTTGAGGTCGAGCACCAGGGGGCCGGCGGCGATGGTTGACTGGGTGAAGCCGCTGGAGCGGCGCAGCAAGGCATTCAGGCGCGCCTCGAGCTCTTCGAACTGGAACGGTTTGACCAGGTAATCGTCGGCACCGGCGGCCAGGCCTTCGACCTTGTCCTGCCAGTTGCCACGGGCGGTGAGGATGAGAATGGGGAAAGTCTGGTCCTGGCTGCGCAGGCGGGTGATCAGCTCCAGGCCACTGATGCCGGGCAGGCCAAGGTCGATGATGGCCAGGTCGAAATGGTACTGCCCGGCCTGGTACAGCGCCTCCTCGGCATTGCCTACGGCCTCGACCACATGGCCGCTTTCGCCCAGGCGGGTAAAGAGGTGATGGCGAAGCAGGGCTTCGTCCTCGACCACCAGCAGTTTCATGTGCAGCTCCTTGTTTGCATTGCCTGTACCGGCCCTTTCGCGGGTAAACCTGCTCCCACAGGTACTGCACAGGTTTGAAGAACTGCGCGATCCTTGTGGCAGCGGGTCTACCCGCGAAGAGGCCGGTACAGGATAACCCGGCTCGCCCGTCAGAACGTGTAGGAAGCCGCCAGGTAGGTCTGCGCGCTGCTGGTCAGGCGCAGGGTGCCGTCCTTCGGCCCGCCATGTGCGCCCACTTCGGTCGCGGCATTGCTGCGCAGGTAACGATAGCCCAGCTCCACCGAAGCCTTGTCGGTGATGTCCTGGATGACGCCGGCCTGCAGGCCGTAGGCATAGCCGTAGTCGGTATCGCGGCTCGCACCTGGCGAGTCCTGGGTCAGCTTGGTGACGCCCAGGCTGCCACCGCCGAACAGCTTGGTGGTGTCGCCTACCGGCAGGAACAGGTCATAGCTGCCCAGCAGGTTCTCCTGGCGCAGCTTGAGGCCACTGTGGTCGCCCGAGACGTTGTCATAGGTCATGTAGTAGCGGCCCTGGTCATTGATCTTGCCCAGGCGCACGCCCCAGGTGTCATCCTTGCCGATGATGCCGTCGGCGTCGAGGTGGTCGGTGTTGCGCTGCAACAGGCCGGACTTGCGAACCTTGTCGCTGGTCTGGCCGTAGGTCAGGCTGGCGAAGTTGTCGTCAGCGGCCTGGGCCGAGGTGATGCCAGCGGCGCAGACGGCCATGGCGGCGAGCAGGGTATTGAAGGTTTTCATGGCTGGATACTCCAGTTGGGTGCGCTGTTTCGGTCTGGAAGCTAGAGTAAGCAGGGCACCCTGAACCGCGACTGAACCCTGGCTGAACACTGGCTGAACGAACCGTTTGCAGAAACAAGGAGTAGTGACCATGCGTGTCCTGCTGGCCCTGACCCTGATGTGCAGCGCCGCCCTCGCCCAAGCGGCGGTACAAACCCGCGAGATTCCCTACCAGGATGCCGACGGCAACCGGCTGGTCGGCTACTACGCCTATGACGACGCCGTCGAAGGCAAACGCCCCGGCATCGTCGTGGTGCATGAATGGTGGGGGCTGAACGACTACGCCAAGCGCCGTGCCCGCGACCTGGCGGCGCTGGGCTACAACGCGCTGGCCATCGACATGTATGGCGATGGCAAGCACACCGAGCACCCCGCCGATGCCCAGGCGTTCATGGCCGAGGCGCTGAAGGACCCGAAAGCGGCCGAGCGCCGCTTCGACGCCGGGCTGGAACTGCTGAAACTGCAACCCAATACCAATAAGCATCAACTGGGGGCGGTAGGCTACTGTTTCGGTGGCAAGGTGGTGCTGGATGCCGCGCGGCGCGGTGAGAAGCTGGATGGCGTGGTGAGCTTCCACGGCGCACTTGTCACGCAGACCCCGGCCAGGCCCGGTGTGGTGCGGGCGGATATCCTGGTCGAACATGGTGCGGCGGACAGCATGGTGACCCCGCAGCAGGTTGCCGCGTTCAAGGCCGAGATGGATGCGGCGAAGGTCAATTACCAGTTCGTCAGCATCGATGGGGCCAAGCACGGGTTTACCAACCCGGACGCGGACCGCTTGAGCCATGGCGAGCATGGCGGGCCGGATATCGGCTACAACAAGGCAGCGGATGAAAGCTCCTGGGCGGACATGCAGGCGTTCTTCAAGAAGGTATTCAAGTAGACAACGCGAGGGGCCGCTTTGCGGCCCCATCTCCCACGCCGCCGCCTCGGCTGGCACAATAGCCCCATGAATACACTTCCTGCCTGCTGCGCCCCTCCCCAGCACCACTGGCCTCTACCCCGTCCATTGCCCGGCGCGGTGCTGGTCAGTTGCGCCTTCGACCCCAGCCGCCTGGCCCCCGACGACTTCCAGCGTGCCGGGGTGGTGCCAGGCGCCAGCCTGCAGCGCTCGGTAGCCAAGCGCCAGGCCGAGTACCTGGCCGGCCGGGTCTGCGCCCGCGCTGCACTGCAGCGCCTGGACGGCCGTGACTATGTACCCGGCACCCACGAGGACCGCTCGCCGATCTGGCCCGCCGGCATCCATGGCTCGATCACCCATGGCCAGGGCTGGGCCGCCGCCGTGGTCGCCGCCGAAGGCAGTTGCCAGGGCCTGGGCCTGGACCAGGAAGCGCTGCTGGACGATGACCGCGCCGAACGGCTGATGGGTGAGATCCTCACCCCGCCGGAACTCGAACGCCTGGAGCGCCGCCAGCTCGGCCTGGCCGTGACCCTGACCTTCTCGCTGAAGGAAAGCCTGTTCAAGACCCTCTACCCGCTGACCCAGCAACGCTTCTATTTCGAGCACGCCGAAGTACTGGAATGGTCCAGCGAGGGCCTGGCCCGCCTGCGCCTGCTCACCGACCTGTCACCGCAATG harbors:
- the tsaA gene encoding tRNA (N6-threonylcarbamoyladenosine(37)-N6)-methyltransferase TrmO encodes the protein MQHTVVPVGIVRSCFKEKFAIPRQPQLAPAARGVLELLPPFDQGDAVAGLEQVSHVWLLFLFHQALEDKPRLKVRPPRLGGNKSMGVFATRATHRPNGIGQSVVRLEGVEPGRLLLSGIDLLDGTPVLDIKPYVPYADSIAGASNQMASEAPAAISVQWSDNALPQAREHALRLGEPVVELIEQCLAQDPRPAYQVPAAERVYGVKFWDVQVRWHYPQPEVIRVLEVVPT
- a CDS encoding 4'-phosphopantetheinyl transferase superfamily protein; this encodes MNTLPACCAPPQHHWPLPRPLPGAVLVSCAFDPSRLAPDDFQRAGVVPGASLQRSVAKRQAEYLAGRVCARAALQRLDGRDYVPGTHEDRSPIWPAGIHGSITHGQGWAAAVVAAEGSCQGLGLDQEALLDDDRAERLMGEILTPPELERLERRQLGLAVTLTFSLKESLFKTLYPLTQQRFYFEHAEVLEWSSEGLARLRLLTDLSPQWRHGTELQGQFCLQDGHLLSLVSV
- a CDS encoding ATP-binding protein; the protein is MIRSLRVRLMFAAAVLALLFMLALLPALQKAFSLALQESIEQRLASDVTTLISAARIEHGQLQMPTLLPDERYNLPYTGLLGYIFDRDGNLVWQSRATAAQNVNYHPRYDGRGNEFARIRQADGEEFFVYDVEIKLLGGQSAAYSIVALQPVREYQHTLDGLREKLYLGFGAALLVLLVLLWAGLTWGLRSLRRLSRELDEVEAGARDGLSREHPRELLRLTGSLNRLLRSEREQRQRYRDSLDDLAHSLKTPLAVLQGVGESLQQRSGEREQARVLQSQIERMSQQIDYQLQRASLRKSGLVRHRVLLRPLLDSLCSTLAKVYRDKQVSVTLQLPEAAQVPMEQGALLELLGNLLENAYRLSLGQVRVSLEQAPGQLTLCVEDDGPGVPADQRERILERGERLDSQHPGQGIGLAVVKDIVDSYDAALSLGDSPLGGAAFRITFHLD
- a CDS encoding DUF1456 family protein, which codes for MNHNDVLRSLRYMLKVNDAKMAEIIGLTGLEVHPLVLATYLKKEDEEGFVRCPERVMAHFLDGLVIHRRGKDDSRPPQPIELPVSNNLILKKLRVAFELKEDDLHAILKSVNFPVSKPELSALFRKVGHDNYRPCGDQLLRNFLKGLTLRVRG
- a CDS encoding dienelactone hydrolase family protein — its product is MRVLLALTLMCSAALAQAAVQTREIPYQDADGNRLVGYYAYDDAVEGKRPGIVVVHEWWGLNDYAKRRARDLAALGYNALAIDMYGDGKHTEHPADAQAFMAEALKDPKAAERRFDAGLELLKLQPNTNKHQLGAVGYCFGGKVVLDAARRGEKLDGVVSFHGALVTQTPARPGVVRADILVEHGAADSMVTPQQVAAFKAEMDAAKVNYQFVSIDGAKHGFTNPDADRLSHGEHGGPDIGYNKAADESSWADMQAFFKKVFK
- a CDS encoding outer membrane beta-barrel protein, whose product is MKTFNTLLAAMAVCAAGITSAQAADDNFASLTYGQTSDKVRKSGLLQRNTDHLDADGIIGKDDTWGVRLGKINDQGRYYMTYDNVSGDHSGLKLRQENLLGSYDLFLPVGDTTKLFGGGSLGVTKLTQDSPGASRDTDYGYAYGLQAGVIQDITDKASVELGYRYLRSNAATEVGAHGGPKDGTLRLTSSAQTYLAASYTF
- a CDS encoding response regulator; its protein translation is MKLLVVEDEALLRHHLFTRLGESGHVVEAVGNAEEALYQAGQYHFDLAIIDLGLPGISGLELITRLRSQDQTFPILILTARGNWQDKVEGLAAGADDYLVKPFQFEELEARLNALLRRSSGFTQSTIAAGPLVLDLNRKQASLDAQPLALTAYEYRILEYLMRHHQQVVAKDRLMEQLYPGDEERDPNVIEVLVGRLRRKLEGERGFRPIDTVRGLGYLFTERCR
- a CDS encoding rRNA pseudouridine synthase — its product is MSEPVRLSKRLIEQLGCSRREAELYIEGGWVTVDGLVVEQPQFKVAQQRVELLPGARAETLEPVTLLLNQPAGMSSETARAGMNLSNLSEAHREGVRALHGHFARQACVAPLEPGASGLQVFTQDWRVTRKVDADLRRLEQEFIVEVRGETTPQALERLARGATRNDRELPRAKASWQNETHLRLALKNPQPGQVAELCAYLRLELVSMRRIRLGGVSMGKLPLGQWRYLAATERF
- a CDS encoding dicarboxylate/amino acid:cation symporter, with amino-acid sequence MTTRQPLYKSLYVQVLVAITIGILLGHYYPETGVALKPLGDGFVKLIKMVIAPIIFCTVVSGIAGMQSMKSVGKTGGYALLYFEIVSTIALIIGLVVVNVVQPGAGMHIDVNTLNASSVAAYAAAGAQQTTVGFLLNVIPNTVVGAFANGDILQVLMFSVLFGFALHRLGSYGKPVLDLIDRFAHVMFNIINMIMKLAPVGAFGAMAFTIGQYGVGSLVQLGYLMACFYITCLLFVLVVLGGICRAHGFSVLKLIRYIREELLIVLGTSSSESALPRMLAKMERLGAKKSVVGLVIPTGYSFNLDGTSIYLTMAAVFIAQATDTTMDITHQITLLLVLLVASKGAAGVTGSGFIVLAATLSAVGHLPVAGLALILGIDRFMSEARALTNLVGNAVATVVVAKWVKEMDNDKLASELASGGSPLVDNRPTDDLGVAEGPAR
- a CDS encoding GNAT family N-acetyltransferase; translation: MHSAMTLHTPRLKDYGELVQVWEDSVRATHDFLPEGYILLLREHVLRRYLDAVMLVCCRDRQRICGFAGVASGRLDMLFVAPDYRGKGVGKRLLHYAIDELNAERLDVNEQNPQALGFYLHEGFEVIGRSETDGLGQPYPLLHLQLRKMA
- a CDS encoding DUF6502 family protein, with the protein product MQPTTLPPSMLSALQRVMRPLVRLMLRKGVTYSVFADLLKEVFVDVAHREFRLDGTAPTDSRISLLTGVHRKDVRRLRSEGDTPMAKLPENITFGAQLVNMWANSKPFCSAPGHALPLPRLASAGGERSFDALVAKISTDIRGRVVLDEWLRLGIVRLDEHDCVHLEAQAFVPQKGFEEQTAYFGHNLHDHACAAVHNLSGEGPPFFERSMHYDALSPASVEQLRDVVARDGMQTLLAFSRLASELEGVDVPTVEQRQRITVGLYFYTEATDPELSKTPEP